One stretch of Armatimonadota bacterium DNA includes these proteins:
- a CDS encoding 4Fe-4S binding protein, with the protein MAARWQALERGPVIPGGSSVAYRTGDWRQERPVLDLERCVHCLFCWLYCPDSAVLVRDGRVVGIDYDHCKGCGICAAVCPPKAGAIHMVPEGEP; encoded by the coding sequence GTGGCGGCCCGTTGGCAGGCCCTTGAGCGCGGCCCGGTGATCCCCGGCGGGAGCAGCGTGGCCTACCGGACCGGCGACTGGCGGCAGGAGCGGCCCGTGCTGGATCTGGAGCGGTGTGTCCATTGCCTGTTCTGCTGGCTCTATTGCCCGGACTCCGCGGTCCTCGTGCGGGACGGACGGGTGGTGGGCATCGACTACGATCACTGCAAGGGGTGCGGGATCTGCGCCGCGGTCTGCCCGCCGAAGGCAGGGGCCATCCACATGGTACCGGAGGGAGAGCCATGA
- a CDS encoding catechol 2,3-dioxygenase → MEGFDVVQLAHVEIYTPKPEETYWFFHDLLGMEETTREGQSVYLRGYEDFYHHSLKITEAPKPGLGHIAWRAASPEALERRVKVLQSSGAGQGWQDGDLGHGPAYRFTTPDGHVMELLWEVEYYQAPPAKRSPLKSRPSRRPLRGIPVRRLDHVNCLCAEVAPNRRFMMEQLGFKLREQKIGERGVEVGAWLSVSPLVHEIGLMRDATGSRGRFHHVAFWYGYPQHLSDLADACSDYGIRIEAGPGKHGTTQAYFMYVFEPGGTRVELFGDTGYLIFDPDWKTVVWDVSNESDLEKSTIWFGGRLPETFYTYGTPPVEG, encoded by the coding sequence ATGGAAGGATTCGACGTGGTGCAGCTCGCGCACGTGGAGATCTACACCCCGAAACCCGAGGAGACGTACTGGTTCTTCCATGACCTGTTGGGCATGGAGGAGACCACCCGGGAAGGGCAGTCCGTGTACCTCCGGGGGTACGAGGACTTCTACCATCACTCCCTGAAGATCACGGAGGCCCCCAAACCCGGGCTGGGGCACATCGCGTGGCGCGCGGCCTCCCCGGAAGCCCTCGAGCGGCGGGTGAAGGTCCTCCAGTCCAGCGGGGCGGGCCAGGGCTGGCAGGATGGGGACCTGGGGCATGGCCCCGCGTACCGGTTCACCACTCCGGACGGGCACGTGATGGAGCTCCTGTGGGAGGTGGAGTACTACCAGGCTCCCCCGGCAAAGCGCAGCCCCCTCAAGAGCCGCCCCTCCCGCAGGCCCCTGCGCGGCATCCCCGTGCGCCGGCTGGACCACGTGAACTGTCTGTGCGCGGAGGTGGCGCCCAACCGCCGGTTCATGATGGAGCAGCTCGGGTTCAAGCTCCGGGAGCAGAAAATCGGGGAGCGGGGCGTGGAGGTAGGCGCGTGGCTCAGCGTGAGCCCCCTCGTGCACGAGATCGGGCTCATGCGGGACGCCACCGGTTCCCGGGGCCGGTTCCACCACGTGGCCTTCTGGTATGGTTATCCCCAGCACCTCTCTGACCTGGCGGATGCCTGCTCGGACTACGGAATCCGCATCGAGGCGGGACCGGGGAAGCACGGGACCACCCAGGCCTACTTCATGTACGTGTTCGAGCCGGGAGGAACCCGGGTGGAGCTGTTCGGGGACACCGGATACCTCATCTTCGACCCGGACTGGAAGACCGTGGTGTGGGACGTGTCGAACGAGAGCGATCTGGAGAAGAGCACCATCTGGTTCGGTGGGCGCCTCCCGGAGACCTTCTACACCTACGGCACTCCCCCGGTGGAGGGGTGA
- the porA gene encoding pyruvate ferredoxin oxidoreductase encodes MKTVATRRVALTGNEAVALAWKQIRPHVVAAYPITPATQIVERFSQYVADGEVDTEFIPVESEHSALSACVGAAAAGARVLTATASQGLALMHEILYVASGLRLPIVMNVGTRALSAPINIHGDHSDVMGSRDAGWVQMFARTVQEAYDRTILAVRVAERARLPVMVCLDGFTLTHSLEPVEVYPDEAVQAFLGEGPRDGSSLLGEEPITVGPLALPDSYMEFRRALAEAHARALRILEEETEAFHVHFGRDLPALLEPFGMEDAEESVVILGAYADVVEEAVRRWRERGRRLGMVRLVVFRPFPAEELRRVLARTSEVVVLERADTLSGLGGPLAVEVRAALYDLAERPRLTDAIFGLGGRELRDAELDAFLEAGPRGRVVYLGLKEAGDVPEPA; translated from the coding sequence ATGAAGACGGTGGCGACGCGGAGGGTGGCCCTCACGGGCAACGAGGCGGTGGCCCTGGCGTGGAAGCAGATCCGCCCGCATGTGGTGGCCGCCTACCCCATCACGCCGGCCACCCAGATCGTGGAGCGCTTCAGCCAGTACGTGGCGGACGGGGAGGTGGACACGGAGTTCATCCCTGTGGAGAGCGAGCACTCCGCCCTCTCCGCGTGCGTGGGCGCCGCGGCCGCGGGTGCCCGGGTGCTCACGGCCACCGCATCCCAGGGGCTTGCCCTCATGCACGAGATCCTGTACGTGGCCAGCGGCCTGCGGCTTCCCATCGTCATGAACGTGGGCACCCGGGCGCTCTCCGCTCCCATCAACATCCACGGCGACCACTCGGACGTCATGGGCTCCCGGGATGCGGGCTGGGTGCAGATGTTCGCCCGCACCGTGCAGGAGGCCTACGACCGGACGATCCTCGCGGTACGGGTGGCGGAGCGGGCGCGGCTCCCGGTGATGGTGTGCCTCGATGGCTTCACCCTCACCCACAGCCTGGAGCCCGTGGAGGTGTACCCCGACGAGGCGGTGCAGGCCTTTTTGGGCGAGGGCCCCCGAGACGGTTCCTCCCTGCTCGGGGAAGAGCCGATCACCGTCGGGCCCCTTGCCCTCCCGGATTCGTACATGGAGTTCCGGAGGGCCCTGGCGGAAGCACACGCGCGGGCCCTCCGCATCCTGGAGGAGGAGACCGAGGCCTTCCACGTCCACTTCGGTCGCGATCTCCCGGCCCTCCTGGAGCCCTTCGGGATGGAGGACGCGGAGGAGTCCGTGGTGATCCTGGGGGCGTATGCGGATGTGGTGGAGGAGGCGGTCCGGCGGTGGCGCGAGCGCGGCAGGCGGCTCGGCATGGTGCGGCTGGTGGTCTTCCGCCCCTTCCCCGCGGAGGAACTCCGGAGGGTCCTGGCCCGGACTTCGGAGGTGGTGGTGCTGGAGCGGGCGGACACCCTGAGCGGGCTGGGAGGGCCGCTGGCGGTGGAGGTCCGGGCGGCCCTGTACGACCTGGCCGAGCGGCCGCGTCTGACGGACGCCATCTTCGGACTGGGCGGCCGGGAGTTGCGGGATGCGGAGCTCGATGCGTTCCTGGAGGCGGGTCCGCGAGGGAGGGTGGTGTACCTGGGGTTGAAGGAGGCAGGAGATGTCCCTGAACCTGCGTGA
- a CDS encoding 2-oxoacid:acceptor oxidoreductase family protein yields the protein MERIVGVLPVLNIRWHGRGGFGAKTAALLLAEAVIEAGGHAQAAPEFGPERRGAPVQAYTRIAPHPIRRRGPVEEPDVVVVLDHRLLRVPEVLRGTRPSTWVVVNAPRPVRVPGVPAEQMLTVDASGIARRVLGRDLPNMAMLAAVAVDLVGLPGEAFCRWLLERLRREFPEELAQANVRIAREAIEEGRKWRPVGRPLSAAR from the coding sequence ATGGAGCGGATCGTGGGAGTCCTTCCGGTTCTGAACATCCGATGGCACGGGCGGGGTGGGTTCGGGGCCAAGACCGCGGCGTTGCTGCTGGCGGAGGCGGTGATCGAGGCGGGAGGCCACGCCCAGGCTGCCCCGGAGTTCGGACCCGAGCGGCGGGGGGCACCTGTACAGGCCTACACCCGCATCGCTCCCCATCCGATCCGGCGTCGGGGTCCTGTGGAGGAGCCGGATGTGGTGGTGGTGCTGGATCACCGGTTGCTGAGGGTGCCGGAGGTGTTGCGGGGGACCCGGCCGAGCACGTGGGTGGTGGTGAACGCGCCGCGGCCCGTGCGGGTACCCGGGGTTCCCGCGGAGCAGATGCTGACCGTGGACGCTTCGGGGATCGCCCGGCGCGTCCTGGGTCGGGATCTGCCGAACATGGCCATGCTGGCCGCGGTGGCGGTGGACCTGGTGGGCCTTCCCGGGGAGGCGTTCTGCCGGTGGCTGTTGGAGCGGCTGCGCCGGGAGTTTCCGGAGGAGCTGGCCCAGGCCAACGTCCGGATCGCCCGGGAGGCCATCGAGGAGGGAAGGAAGTGGCGGCCCGTTGGCAGGCCCTTGAGCGCGGCCCGGTGA
- a CDS encoding Glu/Leu/Phe/Val dehydrogenase — MQITLRPQQDPWEMALEQFQRAARHVPLKRGIREFLMHPRRELTVNFPVKMDDGSVQIFTGYRVHHSTVLGPTKGGIRYHPDVTLNEVRALAMWMTWKCAVAGLPYGGAKGGVVCDPKRLSPGELERLTRRYATEISVLMGPESDIPAPDVGTNPQVMAWIMDTYSMHRGYSVPAVVTGKPLSVGGTAGREEATGRGCALVAREAAKAVGLRLEGARVAVQGFGNVGYHAARLLHGMGARVVAVSDSRGGIYNPEGLDPEAVQGHKRETGSVAGFPGAHPVSNAELLELPCEILVPAALEGQIHRENAARVRARVVVEGANGPTTPEADDILRERGVLVVPDIVANAGGVIVSYFEWVQDLQSFFWEEAEIHQRLERMLVRSFHRVMEVAKAHGVDLRTAALIWAIQRVSDALFTMGIYP, encoded by the coding sequence ATGCAGATCACCCTCCGACCCCAGCAGGATCCCTGGGAGATGGCCCTGGAGCAGTTCCAGCGGGCAGCTCGACACGTGCCCCTCAAGCGGGGCATCCGGGAGTTCCTCATGCATCCCCGACGGGAGCTCACCGTGAACTTCCCCGTGAAGATGGACGACGGATCCGTGCAGATCTTCACCGGTTACCGGGTGCACCACAGCACGGTCCTGGGTCCCACCAAGGGCGGCATCCGCTACCACCCGGACGTCACCCTGAACGAGGTGCGGGCGTTGGCCATGTGGATGACGTGGAAGTGCGCGGTGGCGGGGCTGCCGTACGGGGGAGCCAAGGGTGGGGTGGTGTGCGACCCCAAGCGGCTCTCCCCGGGGGAACTGGAGCGCCTCACGCGTCGGTACGCCACGGAGATCAGCGTGCTCATGGGCCCGGAGAGCGACATCCCTGCCCCGGACGTGGGGACGAACCCGCAGGTGATGGCGTGGATCATGGACACCTACAGCATGCACCGGGGCTACTCCGTCCCTGCCGTGGTGACCGGAAAGCCCCTCTCCGTAGGCGGGACCGCGGGGCGGGAGGAGGCCACGGGGCGGGGGTGCGCGCTCGTGGCCCGGGAGGCCGCGAAGGCGGTGGGGCTTCGGCTGGAAGGAGCTCGGGTCGCGGTGCAGGGGTTCGGGAACGTGGGATACCACGCGGCCCGGCTCCTCCACGGGATGGGAGCCCGGGTGGTGGCGGTGAGCGATTCCCGGGGCGGGATCTACAACCCGGAGGGGCTGGATCCGGAGGCGGTACAGGGACACAAGCGGGAAACCGGGAGCGTGGCGGGCTTTCCAGGAGCCCACCCGGTGAGCAACGCGGAGCTCCTGGAACTCCCCTGCGAGATCCTGGTGCCCGCGGCCCTGGAGGGTCAGATCCACCGGGAGAACGCCGCCCGCGTCCGGGCGCGGGTGGTGGTGGAGGGCGCGAACGGTCCCACCACTCCGGAGGCGGACGACATCCTCCGGGAGCGCGGGGTGCTGGTGGTGCCGGACATCGTGGCCAACGCGGGCGGGGTCATCGTCTCGTACTTCGAGTGGGTGCAGGACCTCCAATCCTTCTTCTGGGAGGAGGCGGAGATCCACCAGCGCTTGGAGCGGATGCTGGTGCGCAGCTTCCACCGGGTGATGGAGGTGGCGAAGGCCCACGGGGTGGACCTGCGCACCGCCGCCCTCATCTGGGCCATCCAGCGGGTCAGCGACGCCCTGTTCACCATGGGGATCTACCCCTGA
- a CDS encoding DUF3795 domain-containing protein has translation MEKREPQDYAGVCGLYWIGSAWYEVFEATCGTQGEAQLVNLCPVYACAKTRGVAHCGVCPEFPCALLTNLAALGGPEDRRIESAALRARLGDPAWAEWARTQKLWLSYCPLRDHASAHTPHLART, from the coding sequence ATGGAAAAGCGGGAACCTCAGGACTACGCGGGGGTATGCGGCCTCTACTGGATCGGGAGCGCGTGGTACGAGGTCTTCGAGGCCACCTGCGGGACCCAGGGGGAGGCGCAGCTCGTGAACCTCTGTCCCGTGTACGCGTGCGCGAAGACCCGGGGGGTGGCCCACTGCGGGGTCTGCCCGGAATTCCCCTGCGCCCTCCTCACGAACCTGGCGGCCCTGGGCGGCCCGGAGGACCGGCGGATCGAGTCCGCGGCGCTCCGGGCCCGACTGGGCGATCCGGCATGGGCGGAGTGGGCGCGGACGCAGAAACTGTGGCTCAGCTACTGCCCCCTCCGGGACCACGCCTCCGCGCACACGCCTCACCTGGCCCGGACATGA
- a CDS encoding response regulator transcription factor, which produces MPGQKIRVLIADDHGIVREGIRMILAAQEDIEVVGEAGTGREAVELARRMQPDVVLMDISMPDLNGIEATRRIREEMPSVQVLGLTMHEEENYVFQMLRAGGAGYVLKRAAAEDLVAAVRAAARGEVFLYPSVAKLVVRDYLERARHQEDDASLETLTPREKEILSLIAEGLTNQEIAQRLYISVKTVQTHRAHIMEKLNLHDRTELVRFAIRKGLIEP; this is translated from the coding sequence ATGCCGGGGCAGAAAATCCGCGTCCTCATCGCGGACGACCACGGAATTGTGCGGGAGGGCATCCGCATGATCCTCGCGGCCCAGGAGGACATCGAGGTGGTGGGGGAGGCGGGCACCGGACGGGAGGCGGTGGAGCTGGCCCGGAGGATGCAGCCGGACGTGGTGCTCATGGACATCAGCATGCCGGACCTGAACGGCATCGAGGCCACCCGGCGGATCCGGGAGGAGATGCCCTCCGTGCAGGTGTTGGGGCTCACCATGCACGAGGAGGAGAACTACGTCTTCCAGATGCTCCGGGCGGGCGGCGCGGGCTACGTTCTCAAGCGGGCCGCGGCGGAGGACCTGGTGGCCGCGGTGCGCGCCGCGGCCCGGGGGGAGGTGTTCCTGTACCCCTCTGTGGCGAAGCTGGTGGTCCGGGACTACCTGGAACGGGCCCGGCATCAGGAGGACGACGCCTCCCTGGAGACCCTCACACCCCGGGAGAAGGAGATCTTGAGCCTCATCGCGGAGGGCCTCACGAATCAGGAGATCGCGCAGCGCCTGTACATCAGCGTGAAGACCGTGCAGACCCACCGCGCCCACATCATGGAAAAGCTGAACCTCCACGACCGGACGGAGCTGGTGCGGTTCGCCATCCGCAAGGGGCTCATCGAGCCGTAG
- a CDS encoding cupredoxin domain-containing protein, which produces MRSGRTFPWTGLAVGLGVLVAALGGGQHAARGTSSKGVVVEAREFAFVPSRITARRGSPLVLRIRNVGKQKHDFLSSLLRSGEAEVTAAGVTVEGEIEEVELEPGAEAVIRMLPKRAGTFEFWCSVLEGGRLHRDLGMRGLIRVAP; this is translated from the coding sequence GTGCGGAGCGGGCGTACCTTCCCCTGGACGGGTCTCGCGGTCGGGCTCGGGGTTCTCGTGGCGGCGCTCGGAGGAGGTCAACATGCGGCCCGGGGGACCTCCTCGAAGGGGGTGGTGGTGGAGGCGAGGGAATTCGCGTTCGTCCCCTCGCGGATCACGGCACGTCGGGGCTCCCCCTTGGTGCTCCGCATCCGGAACGTGGGCAAGCAGAAGCACGATTTCCTCTCGTCCCTGCTGCGTTCCGGGGAGGCGGAGGTGACCGCGGCGGGGGTCACCGTGGAGGGCGAGATCGAGGAGGTGGAACTCGAGCCAGGGGCGGAGGCGGTGATCCGGATGCTGCCGAAGCGCGCGGGGACCTTCGAGTTCTGGTGCAGCGTGCTGGAAGGAGGTCGTCTCCACCGGGATCTGGGCATGCGCGGCCTCATCCGGGTGGCGCCGTAG